One window from the genome of Nicotiana sylvestris chromosome 9, ASM39365v2, whole genome shotgun sequence encodes:
- the LOC138878561 gene encoding uncharacterized protein, translated as MFFDGVVNAKGVGIGAILISPTGQHYPATTWLWFFCTNNTAEYEACIMGMNMAIDQDVEELLIMGDSNLIIRQAQGEWETRDVKIIPYKQHVEDLRKRFKSVEFKYIPRFYNELVVALATLASMLLYPVEVETDVQPWYHYIKRFLKTKEYPEQASGDQKRTIKRLAGGFFLSGEVLYKKTPDLNHLRCVDAQEAAMIMNEVHAGVHGDMIHAPPSELHPMSAPWPFVAWGMDVIGHLMREVCEQFKIMHLNSTPYRPKANGDVEAANKNIKKILRKMIQSSRQWHEKLPSANLNSHLMRKVCEHFKIMHWNSTPYRPKANGAVEAANKNIKKILRKMIQSSRQWHEKLPFALSHDCAHIS; from the exons atgttcttcgatggagttgtgaatgcaaaaggtgttgggattggggcaattttgatctcacccaccggtcagcattatccggccaCAACCTGGCTTTGGTTTTTttgcacaaacaacactgccgagtatgaagcttgtattatgggcatgaacatggcaattgaccaagatgtggaagaattgttaattATGGGAGATTCAaacttgattatccgacaagctcagggtgaatgggaaactcgggatgtcaagatTATTCCATACaagcaacatgtggaagatcttagaaAGCGGTTCAAATCCGTCGAGTTCAAGTACATCCCTCGGTTTTACAATGAGTTGGTTGTTGCACTAGCCACTTTAGCTTCGATGTTACTATATCCAG TTGAAGTAGAGACTgatgttcagccatggtatcattatatcaaaagattcttgaaaacaaaagaatatcccgagcaagctagtggagaccaaaagagaaccattaaaAGGCTTGCCGGTGGCttcttcttgagcggagaggTCTTGTATAAAAAGACTCCAGATCTGAACCATCTGAGATGTGTGGATGCCCAAGAGGCCGCAATGATCATGAatgaagtgcacgcagga GTACACGGGGATATGATTCATGCACCACCTTCAGAActgcatcctatgtcagcaccatggccgtttgttgcttggggtatggatgtcatcgg tcatttgatgagggaagTATGTGAACAATTTAAGATCATGCATTTgaattctaccccttatcggcccaaagctaatggtgatgttgaagcagcaaacaagaacatcaagaagattcttagaaAAATGATTCAAAgctccagacaatggcatgaaaagttgccatcTGCAAatctgaatagtcatttgatgaggaaAGTATGTGAACATTTTAAGATCATGCATTggaattctaccccttatcggcccaaagctaatggtgctgttgaagcagcaaacaagaacatcaagaagattcttagaaAAATGATTCAAAgctcaagacaatggcatgaaaagttgccatttgcattATCGCACGACTGTGCGCACATCAGTTGA